The Fibrobacter sp. UWB5 genome has a window encoding:
- a CDS encoding DUF4417 domain-containing protein, whose product MKIKNLYELAILLRSKLKMAKWPFNRYGFPVFPREVILEEPPTLIEPIQRIRCCKNPNECLLCSFADDVLIKRRLRCILDEIKLYGKFKGFGGFDLSPRIRWSFQRQKFNIWLSQLATAFVALSGQKIIPNFRIGDLQTVFALESYPKNIPYVVGTLGCSKRMTPLHEFIFKTKLLITRPSHLTIYGPLREECERMMVKQGVDYNVVTDYRTRSYAQSAQRREI is encoded by the coding sequence ATGAAAATAAAAAATCTATACGAGTTGGCAATTTTGCTACGCTCAAAACTAAAAATGGCAAAATGGCCATTTAACCGATACGGTTTTCCCGTATTTCCCAGGGAGGTTATTCTTGAAGAACCTCCTACACTCATCGAACCAATCCAAAGGATTCGCTGTTGTAAGAATCCAAACGAGTGCTTGCTGTGCTCGTTCGCTGATGATGTTTTGATAAAAAGAAGGCTTCGCTGCATTCTTGACGAAATTAAATTATATGGAAAATTTAAAGGCTTCGGTGGATTTGACTTAAGTCCTAGAATAAGATGGTCTTTCCAACGGCAAAAGTTCAACATATGGCTTTCCCAGCTTGCTACAGCATTTGTCGCTTTGTCGGGCCAAAAGATAATTCCCAATTTCAGAATAGGGGATTTGCAGACTGTATTTGCACTGGAATCCTATCCGAAGAATATTCCCTATGTTGTGGGAACGCTGGGATGCTCAAAAAGAATGACGCCTCTACACGAATTCATCTTCAAGACCAAACTTTTGATTACAAGACCTTCGCATTTAACAATCTATGGCCCACTTAGAGAAGAATGCGAACGAATGATGGTGAAACAAGGCGTTGACTATAACGTCGTTACAGATTATCGAACTCGGAGCTATGCACAATCTGCCCAAAGGAGGGAAATATAA
- a CDS encoding metallophosphoesterase, with the protein MDRHLYICGDIHGEIKRLVHDALHRLKIRCADILVVGDFGAGFGRPNSMDVRYREIRSALEANDNCLYTIRGNHDDPAFFDGQHDYERLHFLPDHKMIELCGKRIYPIGGAVSTDIDLIDPLTRKSRRTINESLIKHGSSKRVWWQNEALVQITEGLPESADIIVSHEAPLSFAPMLERDKHVGESTWQQVVESRRYLDYVLKAIKPPLWFYGHYHHHYEGFLGKTAYQGLDIAEIVKVV; encoded by the coding sequence ATGGACCGACATCTGTACATTTGTGGCGACATTCATGGCGAAATAAAACGCCTGGTTCACGACGCTTTGCATCGGCTAAAAATCCGGTGCGCAGATATTCTCGTTGTCGGTGATTTCGGGGCCGGTTTCGGCCGCCCGAATTCAATGGATGTGCGGTATCGCGAGATTCGCTCGGCACTTGAAGCGAATGATAATTGCCTATACACCATTCGGGGAAATCACGATGACCCGGCGTTTTTCGACGGCCAGCACGATTACGAGCGCCTACATTTTTTGCCCGATCACAAAATGATTGAACTTTGCGGCAAACGCATTTACCCCATCGGTGGCGCCGTTTCTACGGATATCGATTTAATTGACCCACTCACACGAAAATCCCGCCGAACAATAAACGAATCGCTTATCAAACACGGCTCGTCAAAGCGTGTTTGGTGGCAAAACGAAGCACTCGTGCAAATCACAGAAGGCCTCCCGGAATCTGCCGATATCATCGTGTCGCATGAGGCTCCGTTATCTTTTGCCCCCATGCTCGAAAGAGATAAACATGTGGGCGAAAGCACTTGGCAACAGGTTGTTGAATCCCGCCGCTATCTTGATTATGTTTTAAAAGCCATCAAACCACCACTTTGGTTTTACGGTCATTATCACCACCATTACGAAGGGTTCCTTGGTAAAACAGCATACCAAGGGCTTGACATTGCTGAAATAGTGAAAGTCGTTTAA
- a CDS encoding type II toxin-antitoxin system death-on-curing family toxin: MNTQETLALQTVIADFRPALETLDRYDHEQLAYPKSTAVNAGERITYEEAMEAIAVLKEMFNDSDIFGTEKDASFKSSLGQIYQTFGGKELYPTAEIKAAMLLYLVVKNHSFVDGNKRIAAFVFLWFLSRNGLLYKADGSKNIADGTLVALTLLIAESKPEERETMVRLATNLLGM; this comes from the coding sequence ATGAATACACAAGAGACATTGGCTTTGCAGACGGTTATCGCAGATTTTAGGCCGGCGTTAGAAACGCTTGATCGTTATGACCACGAACAACTCGCTTACCCCAAGAGCACTGCCGTGAATGCGGGCGAACGCATTACTTACGAAGAGGCGATGGAAGCAATCGCCGTTCTCAAGGAAATGTTCAACGACAGCGATATCTTCGGCACAGAAAAGGACGCCTCGTTCAAGAGCTCGCTAGGGCAAATCTACCAGACTTTCGGCGGCAAGGAACTTTACCCTACCGCAGAAATCAAGGCGGCCATGCTCCTTTATTTGGTAGTCAAGAACCATTCCTTTGTCGACGGCAACAAGCGCATTGCGGCTTTCGTTTTTCTTTGGTTTTTATCGCGAAACGGCCTGCTTTATAAAGCAGACGGTTCCAAGAACATCGCTGACGGAACGCTGGTGGCGCTCACACTGCTTATCGCCGAAAGCAAGCCCGAAGAACGCGAAACCATGGTGAGACTCGCCACAAATCTGCTGGGGATGTAA
- a CDS encoding YafY family protein, protein MADMTRGERTVQLFAQVISNPTKKNSVGDLMELLNIPESERRNVQRDMRFLSEMDAGRYVQQESVGRTFYYRSALHNADRLLFPNFENTMLHFVFLRRIANIYPATSEIITQLLERIENSLPPKEKKSIQQLGSELNSKILFMGTPPDFDEDSSEKIRVILQAIHDNRKIEVEYMTESSCKKSKRIPLMVIIYQNDLYVVCQSIQHEGDTYTLKFRRIKSVKLLKETYVSEPQILDKLRRQVMSGAAFLSGQEPKLQDIEIEFESHAKLFLQENPFNRSMQIGKTKDGKITVKMKAECNRILFNWVVSFADAARVIKPAGLKTMLSEYADYLKEIYG, encoded by the coding sequence ATGGCAGATATGACTCGTGGCGAACGTACGGTGCAGCTTTTTGCGCAGGTAATTTCGAATCCGACAAAAAAAAACAGCGTCGGCGACTTGATGGAATTGCTCAATATACCAGAAAGCGAACGACGCAATGTGCAGCGCGATATGCGCTTTTTGTCGGAGATGGATGCCGGGCGATATGTCCAGCAAGAAAGCGTCGGCCGTACTTTTTATTATAGGTCCGCTCTGCATAATGCCGACAGGCTTTTGTTCCCGAATTTCGAGAACACTATGCTGCATTTCGTATTCCTGCGCCGTATTGCAAACATTTATCCGGCTACGAGCGAAATTATTACGCAGCTGTTGGAGCGAATTGAAAACAGTCTCCCGCCCAAAGAGAAAAAGTCTATTCAACAGCTTGGTTCAGAACTGAACAGCAAGATTCTCTTTATGGGCACGCCGCCTGATTTTGATGAAGATTCCAGCGAAAAAATCCGCGTGATTTTGCAGGCCATTCACGATAACCGTAAAATCGAAGTGGAATACATGACGGAATCGTCTTGCAAAAAGTCCAAGCGCATTCCGCTGATGGTAATCATTTACCAGAATGATCTTTATGTAGTCTGCCAGTCAATACAGCATGAGGGCGACACCTACACGCTCAAATTCCGCAGAATCAAGAGTGTCAAGCTCTTGAAAGAAACCTACGTGAGCGAGCCCCAAATCCTTGATAAGTTGCGCAGGCAGGTCATGTCGGGCGCCGCCTTCTTAAGCGGCCAGGAGCCCAAACTCCAGGACATCGAAATTGAATTCGAAAGCCATGCAAAGCTCTTCTTGCAAGAAAACCCCTTCAACCGATCCATGCAAATCGGCAAAACCAAAGACGGAAAAATTACCGTCAAGATGAAAGCCGAATGCAACAGGATCCTTTTTAACTGGGTAGTCTCTTTTGCAGATGCCGCCCGCGTTATAAAGCCCGCTGGCCTCAAGACCATGCTGAGCGAATATGCCGATTATTTGAAAGAAATTTACGGGTAA